In one Balneolales bacterium ANBcel1 genomic region, the following are encoded:
- a CDS encoding pyridoxine 5'-phosphate synthase, which yields MKQLLVNIDHVATLRNARGEKVPDPVRAAMVAEEAGAAGIVFHLREDRRHIRDDDVYRLREAVRGLYDFEMAPTDEMIAFCCKLKADLATLVPESREELTTEGGLNMKKLEPDFRDRVIPPLKDAGVAISLFIDPNPADIELSARLGVEAVELHTGNYANARDPRKQKHELERLRLAAIKAHELGLRVNAGHGLDFDNIDLLLAEVPHLQDLSIGHALIADALFNGLENTVRRMADIIAG from the coding sequence ATGAAACAGCTTCTGGTAAATATCGATCATGTTGCAACATTAAGGAACGCGAGAGGCGAAAAGGTGCCGGACCCGGTCAGGGCTGCCATGGTGGCCGAGGAAGCAGGGGCGGCAGGGATTGTGTTCCACCTTCGGGAAGACCGGCGGCACATTCGGGACGATGACGTGTACCGCCTCCGTGAAGCGGTACGCGGGCTCTATGATTTTGAGATGGCTCCCACGGATGAAATGATCGCTTTCTGCTGTAAATTGAAGGCAGACCTTGCCACCCTGGTGCCCGAAAGCCGGGAAGAGCTGACCACCGAGGGGGGGCTGAACATGAAAAAACTGGAGCCCGATTTCCGGGATCGTGTCATTCCGCCGCTGAAGGACGCCGGCGTGGCTATCAGCCTGTTTATCGATCCGAATCCCGCCGATATTGAACTATCCGCCCGGCTCGGGGTTGAAGCCGTGGAACTGCACACCGGCAACTATGCCAACGCCCGGGATCCCCGGAAACAGAAGCACGAGCTTGAAAGGCTTCGTCTGGCCGCGATTAAGGCGCATGAACTCGGCCTGCGTGTAAACGCCGGACACGGACTCGATTTTGATAATATCGACCTGCTGCTTGCGGAGGTGCCGCATCTGCAGGACCTCAGTATCGGGCATGCCCTCATCGCAGACGCGCTGTTCAACGGACTTGAAAATACCGTGCGGCGCATGGCAGATATCATCGCAGGATAA
- a CDS encoding methylenetetrahydrofolate reductase → MKVIEHYSRASDPLISFEIIPPKRGGSVSSVFETLDALQKYHPPFIDVTSHAAEVYYEEFPDGSVKRHTRRKRPGTIGLCAAIKHRYNVDPVPHLICRGFTREETEDALIELNYLGIENVLAVRGDDIGYRKPNPEARGINEYAIDLIRQIKRMNSGYYLEKLANAEASDFCIGAGGYPEKHVEAPNLSYDIERLKEKVDAGADYIVTQMFFDNSAFFRFVDLCRDAGIRVPIIPGLKILATHRHLTSLPKFFHLSIPETLSREVNANPQHALDTGVEWAISQCRELLDSGVPGLHFYVMGNPDPAIRVIDRLDVVPSAVKT, encoded by the coding sequence ATGAAAGTTATTGAGCATTACAGCAGGGCGAGCGATCCGCTTATCTCATTTGAAATCATCCCGCCAAAGCGGGGCGGGTCGGTGTCCAGCGTTTTTGAAACTCTCGATGCGCTCCAAAAGTACCATCCCCCTTTCATCGATGTGACCTCCCATGCCGCCGAGGTGTATTACGAAGAGTTTCCCGACGGATCGGTCAAGCGCCATACCCGGCGCAAGCGTCCCGGCACCATTGGATTGTGTGCTGCCATCAAACACCGGTACAACGTTGACCCGGTTCCGCACCTGATCTGCAGAGGGTTTACCCGCGAAGAGACCGAAGACGCGCTGATTGAGCTGAATTATCTTGGCATTGAGAACGTGCTGGCGGTCCGTGGCGACGATATCGGGTACCGAAAGCCGAATCCCGAGGCGCGCGGGATTAATGAATATGCAATCGATCTGATTCGCCAGATCAAGAGGATGAACAGCGGCTATTACCTTGAAAAGCTGGCCAATGCCGAAGCCTCGGATTTTTGCATCGGCGCCGGCGGTTACCCGGAAAAGCATGTCGAAGCGCCCAACCTGAGCTATGATATAGAGCGACTGAAGGAAAAGGTGGATGCCGGAGCTGATTATATCGTCACCCAAATGTTTTTTGACAACAGCGCTTTTTTCCGGTTTGTCGATCTGTGCCGGGATGCGGGAATCCGCGTGCCGATTATACCCGGACTCAAAATTCTTGCCACTCACCGGCACCTGACCTCACTCCCGAAGTTTTTCCATTTGTCGATACCCGAAACGCTGTCCCGCGAAGTGAATGCCAATCCGCAGCATGCCCTCGACACGGGTGTAGAATGGGCCATCAGCCAGTGCCGCGAGCTGCTTGACTCCGGGGTTCCGGGCCTGCATTTTTATGTTATGGGCAATCCGGATCCGGCTATACGAGTAATTGACCGGCTGGATGTAGTGCCTTCCGCCGTCAAAACGTGA
- a CDS encoding NlpC/P60 family protein has translation MSLIIGCWLVVSCGSPRGAVDPETRLIQHFQRWEGTPYRLGGSTRQGIDCSAFVQIVMSDAFGISLPRTTREQLEFGSRVNPRSARLGDLVFFQTGRTTFHVGIMMRGDFFMHASTSRGVTIDRLSEPYWQQRMIQVRRVAGR, from the coding sequence TTGAGCCTGATTATTGGCTGCTGGCTGGTTGTCTCCTGTGGCTCCCCCCGTGGTGCGGTTGATCCCGAAACCCGCCTCATCCAACATTTCCAGCGGTGGGAGGGTACGCCTTACCGTCTGGGAGGCAGCACGCGACAGGGCATCGACTGCTCGGCTTTTGTTCAGATAGTCATGAGTGACGCCTTCGGTATCAGCCTCCCCAGAACCACCCGAGAACAGCTGGAGTTCGGCAGCAGAGTCAATCCCCGCTCCGCGCGACTGGGCGACCTGGTTTTTTTCCAGACCGGCCGCACCACCTTTCATGTCGGGATCATGATGAGGGGGGATTTTTTTATGCACGCATCTACCAGCCGCGGCGTGACCATCGACCGGCTTTCGGAGCCATACTGGCAACAGCGAATGATCCAGGTCAGACGTGTGGCCGGAAGGTAA
- a CDS encoding thiol-disulfide oxidoreductase DCC family protein — MDIPAVDRPVLLFDGYCNLCNRWVNFVIDRDPEARILLAPLQSAQAGKLLESAGGDPETADTVVFIDDGRIYMRSDAILRLSGYLSGPVSLLRFFRPVPRIMRDALYRLIARNRYAWFGRRNECRMPGPGDKQRFLAMSDEDT, encoded by the coding sequence ATGGATATCCCTGCTGTCGACAGGCCGGTACTGCTCTTCGACGGGTACTGCAACCTTTGCAATCGCTGGGTTAACTTCGTCATCGACCGTGACCCTGAAGCGCGTATTCTGCTGGCTCCCTTACAGTCGGCGCAAGCGGGAAAACTGCTTGAATCGGCCGGAGGCGACCCGGAAACAGCAGATACCGTCGTGTTTATTGATGACGGCCGGATATATATGCGGTCGGATGCAATATTGCGGTTGAGCGGTTACCTGTCCGGGCCCGTGAGCCTGCTGCGGTTTTTCAGGCCTGTCCCCCGGATTATGCGGGACGCCCTCTATCGCCTGATTGCGCGTAACAGGTACGCCTGGTTTGGTCGCAGGAATGAGTGCCGGATGCCGGGGCCCGGTGACAAACAGCGGTTTCTGGCGATGAGCGATGAGGACACATAA
- a CDS encoding response regulator — MRNIICVENDHITSYLLQKQIERMGYNLIAMVETGEEAIEKVNALKPDLVLMDIRLSGTIDGIQAAEKIKAESGVPLIFITGSGDLQTRKRAEKAEPDEYLVKPVEMNVLKKVIQRSLMEVA, encoded by the coding sequence ATGAGAAACATTATCTGCGTCGAAAACGATCACATCACATCCTATCTTCTGCAAAAGCAGATAGAGCGAATGGGTTACAACCTGATCGCCATGGTCGAAACAGGTGAGGAAGCTATTGAAAAAGTAAATGCTCTCAAACCGGATCTCGTCCTCATGGACATCAGGCTATCAGGTACCATCGACGGCATTCAGGCGGCGGAAAAAATCAAAGCCGAATCCGGTGTTCCCCTGATCTTTATAACGGGCAGCGGTGATTTGCAGACCCGAAAAAGAGCGGAAAAGGCCGAGCCCGATGAGTATCTCGTAAAGCCGGTCGAAATGAATGTACTTAAAAAAGTCATTCAGAGATCATTGATGGAGGTTGCCTGA
- a CDS encoding response regulator, with product MKRIILVEDDFIIALLLEKQIQRMGYEVADKIDNAEIAVERIRTENPDLILMDIKLVGEMDGVDAMMKVREFSNIPVIYLTGNADENTRRRALETDPEGYLIKPVDMEVLKQTIREIMSEK from the coding sequence ATGAAACGCATTATCCTCGTTGAAGACGATTTTATTATTGCCTTGCTGCTAGAAAAGCAGATTCAACGAATGGGGTACGAAGTAGCCGACAAAATTGACAATGCCGAGATTGCGGTGGAGAGAATCCGGACAGAGAATCCCGACCTGATCCTGATGGACATCAAACTGGTGGGAGAAATGGACGGTGTTGATGCCATGATGAAAGTCCGGGAATTCTCCAACATTCCGGTGATATACCTGACCGGAAACGCTGATGAAAACACGAGGCGGCGTGCTCTGGAAACCGATCCGGAAGGATATCTGATCAAACCGGTCGACATGGAGGTCCTCAAGCAGACCATCCGGGAAATAATGAGCGAAAAATAA
- a CDS encoding sulfite exporter TauE/SafE family protein — translation MLISVVIILLALAGILAGIIAGLFGLGGGILFVPVLLFVFQHAGVENAVLWTVGTSLVCNFVAALSSTFKHYQSDNLFLREGMQIGLFGIAGTYLGRLIAQSPYYSEVEFTVFFSLILLYSVYHFFKKKKPEVAAGQVVRPLRWYLAMVLGLASGLLASLAGVGGGLIMVPAMSIFLSFGYRKVVSISSLAIVLITLAGWIQFALLTPGAGGLTGYELGYVDFGLALPLVAGSIVGARFGVKLLGVIRMRTLEIAFGFLVILVISRLLYGLF, via the coding sequence ATGCTGATATCTGTTGTCATAATACTTTTAGCGCTGGCCGGCATCCTTGCGGGCATCATCGCGGGTTTGTTCGGGCTTGGCGGAGGCATCCTGTTTGTACCGGTACTGCTGTTCGTGTTTCAGCATGCCGGAGTGGAAAATGCGGTGCTGTGGACCGTAGGCACAAGCCTTGTCTGCAATTTTGTCGCTGCACTGAGCAGTACATTCAAGCACTATCAGTCAGATAATCTGTTTCTGCGGGAAGGGATGCAGATCGGGCTATTCGGTATTGCCGGAACCTACCTGGGCCGGCTCATCGCCCAATCCCCGTATTACAGCGAAGTGGAGTTTACCGTCTTTTTCAGCCTCATCCTGCTCTATTCGGTGTATCACTTCTTCAAAAAGAAAAAGCCCGAAGTGGCTGCCGGACAGGTGGTGAGGCCGCTGCGATGGTACCTTGCCATGGTTCTTGGCCTGGCATCGGGACTTCTGGCATCCCTTGCGGGAGTAGGCGGCGGTCTCATCATGGTGCCTGCCATGAGCATCTTTCTTTCGTTCGGGTATCGGAAAGTAGTCAGTATCTCCTCTCTGGCCATCGTACTGATCACCCTGGCCGGTTGGATCCAGTTTGCATTGCTTACACCGGGAGCGGGTGGACTAACCGGCTATGAGCTCGGATATGTTGATTTCGGATTGGCGCTGCCGTTGGTGGCGGGCAGTATCGTCGGAGCCAGGTTCGGTGTGAAACTTCTCGGGGTTATTCGCATGCGCACCCTCGAAATTGCGTTCGGTTTCCTGGTGATACTGGTTATCTCCAGACTGCTTTACGGATTGTTCTGA
- a CDS encoding endonuclease MutS2: MHTLPAFAESKLEFDKIRDVLAGYLSTPTGALEVERLEPAAELETVTIRLECSAEMMHLLDASTAPPLETLYDITEALSRSKVERFVLDGVTLVQILRWAESARKLRAFFSQHKEPAERLWEIAGKLVTLKELESHIRGIVDENGEAKPDASPELARITKKIQTRKQNARSVLQRILKQGRESGMTSDEEATLRAGRLVIPVKAEYKRKIKGFIHDTSATGQTVYIEPLEVFENNNEIRELESERNREIERLLRELTAHVGAVADTITANSLLIGKLDAVYACARLGIRWEGTIPDVSADGRLSLGSCRNPLLLMKFKRFDDGRRQVVPLHLEMAPDDKGIIITGPNAGGKSVTLKTFGLSIMLAHCGIPVPAQEGAIIPFTSGIYIDMGDEQSIDNDLSTFSSRLNWMKKVLDDAGPASWVLMDEAGSGTDPDEGTALVQGFLEILSEKRVRSLVTTHHGALKVFAHETPGWSNASMEFDQKTLSPTYMFRKGIPGSSYAFEIADRLNVPGELTRRAREWVGESKNRMESLIISLEQEAQELQSRRDDVARQQRSIADSRQKLESRLSRIEDERDAIRRKALDKADTLLKDANRKIEEAIRAAAEKDKESLKKKREEVKQLDTSVRKQRKQRTKVRSRHSGTGQPPSTGDFVRLIDSNAVGELVEISGKKATVDVNGLRLKTRYDNLERTERAVTGKKPEGYRIRINRAESRDARPFSPRLDIRGKRGDEAVREVTRFVDEGLSRGIQQLSIIHGRGDGILRKLVHEHLQARADVTRFEAAPIEEGGDGCTYVYL, translated from the coding sequence ATGCATACATTGCCGGCATTTGCCGAGAGTAAACTGGAATTTGATAAAATACGCGACGTCCTGGCGGGGTACCTATCCACACCCACCGGCGCCCTGGAAGTCGAGCGTCTGGAACCTGCCGCTGAATTGGAAACTGTCACCATCCGCCTGGAGTGTTCGGCAGAGATGATGCATTTGCTTGACGCATCCACCGCCCCGCCACTTGAAACACTATATGACATCACCGAGGCACTGTCCCGGTCGAAGGTCGAACGCTTCGTCCTTGACGGCGTAACCCTGGTTCAGATTCTGCGCTGGGCCGAATCGGCGAGGAAGCTGCGCGCTTTTTTCTCGCAACACAAGGAGCCCGCCGAACGATTGTGGGAGATCGCGGGAAAGCTGGTGACGCTAAAAGAACTCGAGAGCCACATCCGCGGGATAGTGGATGAAAACGGCGAAGCAAAACCTGATGCCAGTCCGGAACTGGCCCGCATCACAAAAAAGATCCAGACCAGAAAGCAGAACGCCCGCTCCGTATTGCAGCGGATCCTGAAACAGGGACGGGAAAGCGGCATGACCAGCGACGAGGAGGCTACCCTGCGCGCCGGCCGCCTTGTAATCCCCGTAAAAGCCGAGTACAAAAGAAAAATCAAAGGGTTCATCCACGACACCTCCGCAACCGGCCAGACCGTCTATATCGAACCCCTTGAAGTATTTGAAAACAACAACGAAATCCGCGAGCTGGAATCGGAGCGTAATCGCGAGATTGAGCGGCTTTTGCGGGAACTCACCGCGCATGTCGGCGCCGTTGCCGACACCATCACCGCCAACAGCCTGCTCATCGGCAAACTCGATGCCGTCTATGCCTGCGCCAGGCTCGGCATTCGGTGGGAAGGTACCATTCCGGATGTTTCCGCCGACGGCAGACTCTCACTTGGGTCCTGCCGTAATCCATTATTGCTGATGAAATTCAAGCGGTTTGACGATGGGCGGCGCCAGGTAGTTCCCCTCCATCTTGAAATGGCCCCGGACGATAAAGGTATCATCATTACCGGTCCGAATGCAGGCGGCAAATCGGTGACCCTGAAGACATTCGGACTCTCAATCATGCTTGCCCATTGCGGAATCCCCGTCCCCGCACAGGAAGGCGCCATCATTCCGTTTACTTCCGGTATTTATATCGATATGGGGGATGAGCAGTCCATCGACAACGATCTCAGTACGTTTTCATCGCGCCTGAACTGGATGAAAAAGGTCCTGGATGATGCCGGACCGGCAAGCTGGGTGTTGATGGACGAAGCGGGCAGCGGCACCGACCCTGATGAAGGCACCGCACTGGTTCAGGGCTTCCTCGAAATACTTTCAGAGAAACGCGTTCGCAGCCTTGTTACCACCCACCATGGCGCTTTGAAGGTTTTTGCCCATGAGACACCGGGCTGGAGCAACGCCTCCATGGAGTTTGACCAGAAAACCCTCTCGCCTACCTATATGTTCCGCAAGGGCATTCCGGGCAGCAGTTATGCCTTTGAAATCGCCGACCGGCTGAACGTACCGGGAGAGCTGACCCGTCGGGCGCGTGAGTGGGTCGGTGAAAGTAAAAACAGGATGGAGTCTCTGATCATCAGCCTGGAACAGGAGGCCCAGGAGCTCCAGAGCCGCCGCGATGACGTTGCCAGGCAACAGCGTTCCATTGCCGATTCCCGGCAGAAGCTGGAAAGCCGGCTCAGCCGTATTGAGGATGAACGTGATGCCATCCGGCGAAAAGCTCTCGACAAGGCCGACACGCTGCTGAAGGATGCCAACCGGAAAATTGAGGAGGCCATACGCGCCGCCGCCGAAAAAGACAAGGAATCACTCAAAAAGAAACGGGAGGAAGTCAAGCAGCTTGACACTTCGGTCCGGAAGCAGAGAAAACAACGCACGAAAGTACGAAGCAGACATAGTGGCACCGGACAGCCGCCGTCAACAGGCGATTTTGTCCGGCTGATCGACAGCAATGCCGTTGGAGAGCTGGTGGAGATCAGCGGGAAAAAGGCAACGGTGGATGTCAACGGGCTGCGCCTGAAGACTCGCTACGACAACCTGGAGCGGACGGAGCGGGCCGTAACCGGCAAAAAACCGGAAGGATACCGGATACGGATAAACCGGGCCGAGAGCCGTGACGCCCGGCCTTTCAGTCCGCGGCTCGACATCCGCGGAAAGCGGGGAGATGAAGCGGTGCGGGAAGTGACCCGCTTTGTTGATGAGGGGTTGTCCAGGGGAATCCAGCAGCTCTCCATCATCCACGGAAGAGGTGACGGCATCCTCAGAAAACTTGTGCATGAACATCTGCAGGCGCGGGCGGATGTCACCAGGTTCGAAGCGGCGCCCATTGAGGAAGGGGGCGACGGATGCACTTATGTCTATCTTTGA
- a CDS encoding BamA/TamA family outer membrane protein gives MILPERVPGDTTITGIFPAAIYTSDVGLLGAVLVSRYRYHPRIQPYVSRTELGLEASTRGLFSLKLKYEQTETFGRPVRSRWRLDGEKNPVETFFGIGNDTGFDKELWDDGYYYFEVYRAGFEWMGRHAVYRNNRGRGSGGQLDVTATLGVHYEKATDRQDELMGEWRPRGIEGGFLSKVGAGLLWENRDNEFAATRGNRLRISGTWAPGGITGEFPMAKLSADIRQYVTLPVPYFRPVLAARTVGVIAHGSVPYWEQPYLGDHYTVRGYPFHRFRGNASVLYNLELRTWVYEYPEYSFRLGVHTFHDGGRVFAGDDGLGDLFRDYHRTFGGGIAISIFSPDLILRLDAAFSDEMFRFYGNVGYMF, from the coding sequence ATGATATTGCCGGAGAGGGTTCCGGGGGATACGACGATCACCGGTATTTTCCCAGCTGCCATATACACGTCGGATGTCGGTCTGCTGGGCGCCGTGCTGGTAAGCCGGTACCGGTACCATCCTCGTATTCAGCCCTATGTATCCCGAACGGAGCTGGGACTGGAAGCATCCACAAGAGGCCTGTTTAGTCTCAAGTTGAAATACGAACAGACGGAAACGTTTGGCAGGCCGGTACGGTCACGCTGGAGGCTGGATGGTGAAAAGAATCCGGTGGAAACGTTTTTCGGCATTGGCAACGATACCGGGTTTGACAAGGAGCTTTGGGATGACGGTTACTACTATTTTGAGGTGTACCGCGCCGGGTTTGAGTGGATGGGGCGGCATGCGGTTTACAGGAATAACCGTGGACGAGGGTCGGGCGGGCAGCTGGATGTCACCGCCACCCTGGGCGTCCATTACGAAAAAGCCACCGACCGGCAGGATGAGCTAATGGGAGAGTGGCGACCCAGGGGAATAGAAGGCGGCTTTCTGTCAAAAGTCGGGGCCGGCCTGCTTTGGGAGAATCGCGACAACGAATTTGCCGCTACAAGGGGAAACCGGCTCAGAATCAGTGGAACATGGGCGCCCGGTGGGATTACCGGTGAGTTTCCGATGGCGAAGCTTTCTGCCGATATTCGGCAGTATGTGACCTTGCCGGTGCCCTATTTTCGGCCGGTGCTGGCGGCGCGCACCGTCGGGGTCATTGCCCATGGCTCTGTTCCTTACTGGGAGCAGCCGTACCTGGGTGATCACTACACAGTTCGCGGATATCCGTTCCATCGGTTCCGGGGCAATGCTTCTGTACTCTACAATCTGGAGCTCCGCACCTGGGTGTATGAATACCCGGAGTACAGCTTTCGCCTGGGTGTACACACATTTCACGACGGCGGCCGGGTATTTGCCGGCGATGACGGATTGGGCGATCTGTTCCGCGACTATCACCGGACGTTTGGCGGCGGCATTGCCATCTCCATATTTTCTCCCGATCTGATTCTGAGGCTTGATGCCGCGTTTTCGGACGAAATGTTCCGCTTTTATGGCAATGTCGGATACATGTTCTGA
- a CDS encoding TonB-dependent receptor: MKTILLALLLLVFSPVPEAGPAGSLEGTIQNEENLTLSHAHIALPHINKGTITRRDGSFRLANIPVGEHLVRISHIGYEPVERTVSIAENEVARITITLEASYEMPQIEIVGRTPDRLARIPGSASVVSAQRLEQTSPLNATEIFRQIPGVHSVDQDGLGLRANIGIRGLDPSMSRNVLMLEDGMPVALAPYGEPEMYYTPSITRMDGVEVIKGSGSILFGPQTVGGVINYLTPDPPPEARLDAYISGGEGGLFTSRLGYGNTFGNSGFQLTYLRRQGDEVGPLEFRINDIIAKWKLTMGRRSVLGVKLSLYDETSNSTYVGLSQPMFENGNFDFTDLAPDDELNIRRYSASLTHDYFFSDHIQLRTAAYAYTTTRNWSRQDFDNQPVAGREYSRIIGNTDRDFGAIWFRPTTGNRNREFEVVGFEPRLSARFHVGEFRNELDAGFRFLYERAFEKRINGSIASPATGDLRDDEIRTGHAVSGYVQNRFYVTPKLTATPGLRVEYFNYEREIMRVNFEDVNRSTTDDVVAFIPGMGINYQLGPHSSLFTGVHRGFSPPRVKDALTATGDSEELDAEWSWNYEAGFRLRPLPYLNAEVTGYYMTFENQIIPVAESAGGQGMPNATGLTNGGATEHYGLEFLLRFMPIPLGGLPLTAEWEAGGTWNQATFNEDRFVSAGGGEVVNVKGNHLPYAPEWSGFSQLSLYHETGISGYLKGIFTGEQYGDARNLSEPGGDGRSGKIESYTVLDAGLRYRLPTTFDATLSATVKNLTDERYISSRRPQGIRLGLPRMIMFGIDLKI, encoded by the coding sequence ATGAAAACTATTTTACTTGCCCTGCTGCTACTGGTTTTCAGTCCGGTGCCTGAAGCAGGCCCCGCAGGTTCCCTGGAGGGAACAATTCAAAACGAAGAAAACCTGACCCTTTCCCACGCTCACATCGCCCTTCCCCATATCAACAAGGGAACCATTACCCGCCGAGACGGGTCGTTCCGGCTTGCAAATATTCCTGTAGGCGAGCATCTGGTTCGCATAAGTCACATCGGCTACGAACCCGTCGAACGTACCGTTAGTATTGCAGAGAATGAAGTTGCACGCATCACCATCACCCTCGAGGCCTCCTATGAAATGCCTCAGATCGAGATCGTCGGTCGTACGCCGGACCGTCTTGCCCGCATTCCGGGTTCGGCTTCGGTGGTATCGGCACAGCGACTGGAGCAGACCAGTCCACTGAACGCCACCGAAATTTTCAGGCAGATCCCGGGGGTTCATTCGGTGGATCAGGATGGACTCGGGCTGCGTGCCAATATCGGAATCCGTGGGCTGGACCCCAGCATGAGCCGTAATGTACTGATGCTTGAAGACGGCATGCCCGTCGCGCTTGCTCCGTACGGAGAGCCCGAAATGTACTACACACCTTCCATCACACGCATGGATGGCGTTGAGGTCATCAAGGGAAGCGGCTCCATTCTCTTTGGGCCGCAGACGGTGGGCGGAGTCATCAACTACCTCACACCCGATCCTCCCCCCGAAGCCCGGCTGGATGCCTACATATCCGGTGGTGAAGGCGGGCTGTTTACCTCACGGCTGGGGTATGGCAACACCTTCGGCAACTCGGGCTTTCAACTCACCTACCTGCGGCGCCAGGGTGACGAAGTTGGTCCACTGGAATTTCGCATCAACGACATCATCGCAAAATGGAAACTCACAATGGGCCGGCGTTCGGTGCTTGGTGTCAAGCTCAGCCTGTACGACGAAACCTCCAACTCCACCTATGTCGGACTGAGTCAGCCCATGTTCGAAAACGGCAATTTTGATTTCACCGACCTCGCCCCCGACGATGAGCTTAACATCCGGCGCTATTCGGCCAGCCTTACCCACGACTATTTCTTCAGCGATCATATCCAGCTCCGCACCGCCGCTTACGCGTACACTACAACACGAAACTGGTCGCGGCAGGATTTTGACAACCAGCCTGTAGCCGGTCGGGAGTACAGCCGTATTATCGGTAACACGGACCGGGATTTCGGTGCCATCTGGTTCCGCCCGACAACGGGAAATCGTAATCGTGAATTTGAGGTGGTCGGTTTTGAACCGCGCCTGAGCGCCCGTTTCCATGTCGGTGAGTTCCGCAATGAACTGGATGCCGGATTCCGGTTCCTGTATGAACGCGCGTTTGAAAAACGCATCAACGGCTCCATTGCAAGTCCGGCTACCGGTGATCTTCGCGACGACGAAATACGCACCGGCCATGCCGTGAGCGGATATGTGCAAAACCGGTTTTATGTGACGCCGAAACTCACCGCTACTCCCGGCCTGCGTGTCGAATATTTTAATTACGAACGGGAGATAATGCGCGTCAATTTCGAAGATGTCAATCGCAGCACCACCGACGACGTCGTTGCATTCATACCGGGGATGGGAATCAACTACCAACTCGGTCCGCACTCCTCGTTGTTCACCGGAGTTCACCGCGGCTTTAGTCCGCCCCGCGTCAAAGACGCGCTTACCGCTACCGGCGACAGCGAAGAGCTTGACGCCGAATGGAGCTGGAATTACGAAGCCGGATTCCGGCTCAGGCCGCTGCCCTACCTCAATGCGGAAGTCACCGGCTACTATATGACGTTTGAGAATCAGATTATTCCGGTTGCAGAGTCGGCGGGCGGACAGGGCATGCCCAACGCGACCGGCCTCACCAACGGCGGGGCAACTGAACACTATGGCCTCGAATTCCTGCTGAGATTTATGCCCATTCCGCTTGGCGGACTTCCCCTGACTGCCGAATGGGAAGCCGGCGGCACCTGGAACCAGGCGACCTTCAACGAAGACCGCTTTGTATCCGCCGGTGGAGGCGAGGTAGTCAACGTTAAGGGAAATCATCTGCCCTACGCTCCGGAATGGTCGGGCTTCAGTCAACTCTCACTCTACCATGAAACCGGTATTTCGGGGTATCTGAAAGGAATTTTTACGGGTGAACAGTACGGCGATGCGCGCAACCTCTCCGAACCCGGCGGAGATGGACGCAGCGGCAAGATCGAGAGCTACACCGTTCTGGATGCCGGACTGCGCTACCGGCTGCCGACGACATTTGACGCTACCCTGTCAGCCACCGTCAAAAACCTCACCGATGAACGCTATATCTCATCGCGGCGCCCGCAGGGAATCCGGCTGGGCTTGCCGCGGATGATCATGTTCGGAATTGACCTGAAAATCTGA